DNA from Propionispora vibrioides:
CGGTGGGCAGGTATAAGGCGCATGGGGTCCTAACATAACCGTAATGCGTTCATCTGCCGTATGATGATAGTCGCGGTAAAAGGCCTCACTTTCCGCCAGTGACTGCAGTGCATTGGCACCCAAGCCGGTCATGCCTCTGGCCAGCACTGCCCGTATTCCACTCTCGGCAACCGCCTCGGCAACCTGAGGCATATAAAAATACATATCGGCAAAGGTGGTCGTACCTGTTTTCAGCATTTCGGCAATTGCTAATAATGTTCCGTAATATACATCCTCTGCCGTTAAATTAGCCTCTGCCGGCCAGATTTTATTCTCCAGCCAATCCATCAGCAGCATATCATCAGCATAGCTTCTGAACAGCGACATGGCAGCATGGGTGTGTGTATTAATCAGTCCCGGTATAGCCAGTTTGTCTATGCAGTCAATAACTCTTGCCTTATCGCCTGTTTCCATAGCGGTGCCGATACTTGTTATGCAGTCGTCACTGATCGTAATATCTGTTTGAATTAGTTCATCACAGTCAGATAAAAGTTCAACATTTTTTAAAATAATTGTCTGAGGCATTTTACACCGTCCTTTCTCTCCTACATTCCGGCAGGAGTTAGGAAAACCACTGATTTAATGAGCCTGTCGACCTGGCAAGGAAGTACACCCTAGGAAGGATCAGCTATTTCAAGGTTTTGTTGACACAGCCAGCACGGAAAAGTATCGGCCAGGACGCGCAATGCAAATGAATCAGTGGTTCCTTAGATTGTCTAAATCGTCAGTATGGTTTTGTTCTTAAGCCTGCTTCAGATATTGTTCCTGTTCTTTAGTCAAATGATCAATCGTTATGTTCATTGCCTGTAATTTTAAAAGCGCTACCCGTGAATTCAGTTGATCGGAGGCTATATATACTTTATTGCTCATTTCACTGTGATGCTCCGCAATATGCATAACGGCCAGAGCCTGCATAGCAAACGATAAATCCATGATTTCCGTCGGATGACCGTCACCGGCAGCCAAATTGACCAATCTTCCCTCGGCCAGCAAGTAGACTTTTTTGCCATCGGGAAAAGTAAATTCTTCTATATTTTTGCGTACCACCCGCTGCGAGACCGAATCAGCCGCCAAATGCTCACGATTTATCTCCACATCGAAGTGACCTGCATTGGCCAAAATAGCGCCATTTTTCATTACAGCAAAATGCTCACGCTGAATGACATGCTTGCAGCCAGTCAGTGTCACAAAGAAATCTCCCTGTTTTGCGGCTTCTTGCATAGGCATAACTCTAAAACCGTCAAATACGGCTTCAATAGCTTTGATAGGATTCACTTCGGTAACAATGACATTGGCGCCAAGCCCCTTGGCCCGCATGGCAACCCCCTTGCCGCACCAGCCGTAACCGGCCACTACAACAGTTTTCCCGGCAACAGTAAGATTGGTTGTCCGCATAATTCCATCCCAGGTAGACTGTCCGGTTCCATAACGATTATCAAACAGATATTTACAATAGGCATCGTTTACTGCCATCATTGGAAATTTCAGGCGTTTTTCCGCTTCCAGTGCCCGCAGGCGGATAACACCTGTAGTGGTTTCCTCGGAACCGCCAAGAATATGAGGCGCCAATTCGCTGCGCGTCGAATGAAGCAAGGATACCAGATCACCGCCGTCATCCACAATAATTTGCGGCTTGGTATCCAGTGCCTTATGTAAGAATTGCTCATATTCTTCAGCCGTACAATTATACCAGGCATATACGGTCACGCCTTGTTCTGCGAGAGCTGCCGCTACATCATCCTGTGTGGATAACGGATTGCTGCCGGTAATCGCGACATTCGCCCCGGCATTTTTCAAAACCAGCGCCAAATAGGCGGTTTTGGCCTCCAAATGCATGGTAATAACTATATTCTTTCCAGCCAAAGGTTTTGTAGCCGAAAGTTCTTCATTTAACACGTTAAGCACAGGCATAAAGCCCTTGACCCAATTTATTTTATCGGCACCCTGCGCGGCAAGGCTCTTATCTCTAATGATCGATTCCATTTACACAACATCACCTTTCTTAGCTTTTAGTTTTTCAATTGATCCTTCATACGGCGCCCGTAATACGCCGTATTCTGTGATAATACCCGTTATCAACGAATTAGGTGTGACATCAAAGGCCGGATTGAATACCGGAACTCCGTCAGGAGCCACGCATACACCGTTCAGACAGGTAACTTCCTCAGGCTTGCGTTCCTCAATAGGAATTTCATCGCCGGACTGCATGGAAAAGTCAAACGTCGAAAGCGGTGCAGCCACATAAAACGGAATGTTATGTTCTTTCGCCAGAACGGCCACACTATACGTTCCGATTTTATTCGCCACATCACCGTTGCAGGTTATCCTGTCTGCCCCCACTATCACAGCCTGAACCATCCCTTGTCTCATAACCCAGCCGGCCATGCTGTCGGTAATCAGCGTAACCGGAATATGGTCTTGCATCAGTTCCCAGGCGGTTAACCGTGAACCTTGCAGCAAGGGTCTGGTTTCATCGGCAAAAACACGGGATACATTTCCTTCGGACCAAGTCTTGCGAATGACGCCTAAAGCCGTGCCATAGTCAACAGTCGCCAAGGTACCCGAGTTGCAGTGAGTTAATATGGCAGTCGGTTGGGTAAACAATTGTGCGCCATACTGGGCAAGACGGTAATTAACTTGTTTATCTTCTTCGGCAATGAGCAGGGCTTCCTGCTCCAGCTTATCAAGCAGGTCACTGTCCTGCTTATAGCGCTGCACTACCCCCAGCATGCGGTCGACAGCCCAGGCCAGATTGATCGCGGTCGGTCTTGTCTCCTTTAATTCTTCCGCCAGTGCGGTAATTTTCTCATCAGTAGTCTCTAGCCGTACAACTAATTCCCGGATGCCTAACACCATTGCAAAGGCGGCAGCAGCCCCTATCGCAGGAGCACCGCGTACCTCAAGATTTTTAATTGCCCTGGCTACAGTACGATAATCCTGGCACTGTATATATTCTACCTTGTTGGGTAGTAAGGTTTGGTTTAATAAGGATAAATAGCTACCTTTCCAAGAAATTGCTTGCATATGAACCTCCTATAATTTAAATCCGCCATACTCGGCTAACGCATGCCGGCAACCACAATCCTTTTCCGTATCAAGCAGTTGAATGGCCGTCATAACCAATTGTTTGATATGCTGCGTATTCTTCCGCATAGCCTCAACGACTTCCGCATGCGTCAAAGGTGTTTGAGAAATTCCCGCAGCAAAGTTCGTTACCATCGAAATGGTCGAATAGCAAATCTCAGCCTCCCGCGCCAGCACCACCTCCGGAACATTGGTCATACCGACAAGATCACCACCCATTTGTTTAAACATGGAAATTTCCGCCGGTGTTTCAAATCTTGGACCTTCCGCGCACACGTAAACTCCCTTATTATGTACTGCAAAGCCCAGTGACTTGCCTGCCTCGACCAGTTTTTTTCTGAGTGACGGGCAATAGGGCTCGGTAACGTCAACATGGACAACGCCTCTTTCGCCGCCTTCATAAAAAGTATTGATCCGGCTTTTGGTAAAGTCCAGAAATTGATCGACTAATACAAAATCACCTGGTTTCATCGCCACATTTAACGAACCTACGGCAGTTGTAGCCAGGATACTCTCTACACCGATTTTTTTTAAAGCCCAAATGTTGGCCCGGTAATTAATTAAATGCGGGGCAATGGAATGCTGACTGCCATGCCTAGGGATAAAAGCAATCTTTTTATTTTCAAATTCGCCGACCTGGCAGCTTACCTCACCGTAGGGAGTAGTGATATCCACTGTATGTACATTATGTAATATGGAAGGATCGTAAACGCCGGTTCCTCCGATAATTGCGATTTTCACCATATTTCTCACTCCTTTATTAGATTGCTGCATTATCTTATATTGTACTATATTCTGTAAAGAAAAACAGCAAAGCTTATCACATAAGCTTTGCTGCAGGGCAAAGCAAAATTACCAGGGCAACTAATCATAGAATGCCCTTGTTACTCTCACATCATTTATCCGGCATACATCAAACAGACAAATGCGTATCCCAGCCGGCCAGGAAAGCTTGTCGATTGATGGTAAGTGCTTTTTCAGGCACAGCTTGTTCAACGGCCTGTAAGCAGAGGTTTTGCTCAAACTCCAGAATACGGGCTGCTACACCTAGCAATATGGTATTCACTGTCCGTGGCTCGCCCAACTCTCCGGCTATTTCTCGGGCCTGTACAGGTATCGTTTTATAACGCCGGGAGAGCGTCTCAACAATATTCTCAGGATAGGTAGCTGCGCCTAATATAACAGGCATCGGTGCTATTTCCTGGGTATTAACGATCATGGTCCCTTCGGGCTTCAGATAGACCGACCAGCGTAATGCCTCCAGCTTCTCAAAAGCCAATATCATATCAGCTTGTCCCCTCTCGATTAAAGGAGAGAATACTTTGTCGGCAAAACGGACATATGTAACCACGCTGCCGCCGCGTTGTGCCATACCATGAACCTCTGATTGTTTTACATCATAGCCGCTTAGCCTGGCCACGCCGCTGATTATTTTACTGGCCAGTAAAGTACCCTGCCCACCTACACCGACAATAAGGATATTACCCATGGTTGGCACCTGCCTTTATAGCTGTAAAGCGGCAAATTTGACTGCAAACGGTACAGCCATTACATAACGCCTGATCAATAGTTATTTCACCTGCCCGGTCAGAAATCGCCGGACAGCCGATTTTAAGACACATTTTACAGTATTTACAGGATTTTTTATCAATCTGCAACGGGCGGCGCCTGATTTTTTTCTCAATAAGCAGACAAGGTTGGCGAACAATAACCACAGCAGGCCCATTGTGATCCACTGCCGCGCGCAGTGCTGTTTCCACCGCTGCCAGATTGTAGGCGTTCACCACAAAAACCTGCTCTACCCCGCAGGCACGGACCATAGTTTCCAAATCAATCTTCTGCGTCGGCTCGTTTTTTATCGTAAAGCCGGTGGAAGGGTTGTGCTGATGGCCGGTCATACCAGTAATGGAGTTATCCAAGATAACCAGTGTTATATTGCCTTTATTGTACACGACATCCATCAGACCGGTAACCCCGGAATGAAGAAAGGTGGAGTCACCAATCGTAGCGACAATCTTTTTCGCCGGTAATACCTTAGACATTCCCAGCGCATTACCGATACTGGCTCCCATGCAAAGCCCCACTTCACCGGCCTGCAATGGCGGCAGTACCCCCAAGGTATAACAGCCTATGTCGGTAGTGATAATATCGGCAAATTTCTTTATTGCATGGTATACGCCACGATGCGGACAGCCAGGGCAAAGAACCGGCGGCCGCAAAGGCAGTTCCTGACTGGCAGTTTCCGGACGGTGTGTTTCCAAAAGAAGCCTTTCCCGTATAAGGGAAGGGCTCATTTCCCCAATGGCCGGAAAAATCTCTTTACCTACTACGGAAAGGCCCAACGCCTTGATTTGCTCTTCAAGAAAAGGTTCACCTTCCTCGATAACATATACCGTTTGATGGTCCCGGACAAACTGGCGGACTAATTGTTCCGGTAAGGGATAAGTAAAACCAAGCTTTAAATAGGTAGCCCGGTCCCCTAAGGCCTCACGGGCATATTGGTAAGTGATGCCGCTGGTAATGACGGCAAAGTCTTTGCCGTCTCCTTCTATATAGTTTCCGGAAAAGGTTTCCGCAAACACCCGGAGCCTTGCTAACCGTTCTTCCAGACGAACACGCAGTTTCCTGGCGTGCGCCGGCATTAAAACATATTTTTCAGGATTTTTTTGATAGCCCCGCAAAGTATGTTCCTGCGGTTCCATTAAAGAAACTAAGCTTTTGGAATGAGAAATCCTGGTAGTTAACCGTAATAAGACCGGTATATCAAAAGTTTCACTAATTTCCAGACCGGCATGCACAAAATCCTTGGCCTCTTGACTGTCCGACGGTTCCAATAAAGGTATTTTCATAAACTTGGCATAGTATCTGTTATCTTGCTCATTCTGCGAACTATGCATGCCTGGATCGTCGGCCGAAATTAATAAAAAGCCGGCATTAATACCTGTATAGGCAAGCGAAAATAGCGGGTCTGCCGCCACATTTACGCCTACATGCTTCATCGCGACCAAAGCACGGCCGCCGGCCAAACAAGCACCCTGCGCCACTTCAACAGCCACTTTTTCATTGGGCGACCATTCACTATATATAGTGTCATACTTGGCAATATTCTCAAGGATTTCAGTACTCGGTGTTCCCGGATAAGCGGAGGCGACCTTTACCCCGGCTTCATAAGCGCCACGCGCAACTGCTTCGTTGCCTGATAATAATATGCTGATGGGGGCTCATCCTTTCCTTGTTTCATCACATGCTATTACCTTCGCCAAAATATAGTAAAATCCTTGCGATTTTATAAATTTACCCCGACTAAACCACCAAGTGCTCCTGCGGCAACACCTGCCAATAATTTATTGAGCAGAACCAAAGTCGTGGCTGCATCATTATTCAGTTCCATACCAATCAGGACAGAGATACCTACATATAAAATTCCGACAGACATACCAATGAGCAAGCCCTTGGCCTCTGCTTTCTGTGTGGCCAGGACACTTCCCAAAAAGATACTGCCTATACTGATTGCTACCATAATGTACTCTAAATAAGCCTCAAGATATTCAGAATCAGAAACAAGCGTAAAAATTGCTAACAAGAGCACGGAAAGCAACGAAAAAATAAAACTAATGCAAGTTCCTCGAATAATCAGCGAAAGCGGATTTGTCATTTTTTTATTATCCGCAGTGTTCCAACGGGAACGGTTATGTACCGCCACAGCATTCCCCCCTTTATAAAGCACTATTTTCATAGTTACTTTATTCAGGCTTTGGCAAAATATGACTGATGCGGGACAAAAAATATCGACAACCTGGCAAGCAAGTTGTCGATTAGTTTTTTTATAACTTCCAGGAAGTCAATGCATCCATCAGGTTATACTTGGTCAAATCAAAATGAATGGGAGTAACTGAGATTCGCCCGGCTTTGACAGCCGCTACATCAGTATCCGGCTCATTGTCGCAGTCGACAATTTCGCCGCTCATCCAATAATATATTCTCCCTCTGGGATCTTGGTGGGGATGAAAGGCATTACGGTATTCCCGGCGACCCAGCTTGGTGATCGAAACACCGGCGATCTGATCGGGCGGCAGCGCCGGGACATTTACATTCAGCAAGGTTCGCGGCGGTAATGGGTTTTGAATAAATTGTCTAGCTAACGTTACGGCAAATTGAGCGGCGGCAGTAAAATCGAAGTTTTCCCTGGCATCAAGCGAAACGGCTATGGCCGGGATTCCATGCAACGCTCCCTCTATAGCGGCACTGACCGTACCGGAATAAAGTACATCCGTACCAATATTCGGTCCATGATTAATGCCGGAAACGATCAAATCCGGCGGTTCCATGATATTGGTTTCCAAAGCAATTTTAACACAATCGGTAGGAGTCCCCACAACCCGCCAGCCGCGGACACCAGCCTGTTCGATTACTTGTTCGTCAACATAAATTGGCTGATGAACGGTAATCGCCTGGCTGGTTGCACTTTTTTCGCTGTCGGGGGCGACAACGGTAACTTCGGCAACAGAAGAAAACTGTTGCCATAAAGCCTGTATTCCTGCCGAATGAATGCCATCGTCATTCGTTAATAACACGCGCAAAATGTAATCCCTCCATTCATCGTCTTTTTATTTTTACAAGACTCCCAGATATTTATGAGTCTGCGGTATGACCCGCACATTGGGTAAATAGTCAAGCGCCCGCTCCTGCCATTTTACAATTCGCTCTGTTTCAATAGCCAGTGCGGCATGAGTAACGGGTTGCAAAATCAACGGAAGCATTACATCTACTGAGCTGATCAGGTGAATCGCCTCAAGAAATTCCCCTTCTCCGGTCAACGAACTTACCACAATTTTTACGAATACTTCCTTTTGACTGGCTAAGGTCAAGAAACGGTGGTGCTCCTGCCAATACTCCCGACCGGAGGTACTGGGTAGTTTAATATCCATGCTGACAATGTCAATATAAGGCAGTACTTTGGCCAATTCTTCCGGCAGAGTGCCGTTCGTCTCCAGATAAATGCGACCTTGCAGCAAGGGTAGCAGTTGCAATAGCGCCTCACTTTGGCAGAGCGGCTCGCCACCGGTTATACTCACCGAATGATGCCCTGCCTTGGACAGATGGTTCACCCGATGCGCCAGTGCATCAACCGGTACAGGATTGGGCAGAACGGTAAAATCCCGCTGTCCCGGCGTTTGTTCCAACATGCAGGTTGCCGGAATACCGCGGGATTCTGAAGTATCGCAAAAAATACAGGCCGCGTTGCAACCGGCTAAGCGCAAGAACAATTGTCGATAACCAATATACGGTCCTTCTCCTTGGATAGAAGAAAATGATTCGATCAACTGCAGGGTATTCATTGTTGTTCCTCACCGGAATAACTCACAGCCGAGTGTGCCGACTCCCATACTTTAACCGAAGCAACCGTTACTGTTTCGGCAAGCCCGGCGTGATTGGCAAGCTCGTCATAAATGTATTTGGCTATATTCTCCGCCGTAGGGCTAATCCGGCAAAAGGGTTCAATTTCGTTCAAATAAAAATGGTCCAATTTGCCAATAATGGCCTGAACCTCGGCTTTTAATTCTTTAAAATCAATAAGCATCCCTAAGGTATTTAATTGATTTCCTTTGACAGACACTTCCACCTTCCAGTTATGACCGTGTAGCCGGCAGCATTTTCCGGGATAATCCGGAATGTGATGAGCAGCCTCAAAATCAACAATGATCGTCAGTTCAAACATGGGCGACTTCCTTTCTTTAAACAAAAATATTATTTACAGAATCAAACTATACCGAAAACGATTGAAAAAAGATGAGTTAGAAAACTCACCTTTTGCCATACTTCCTATTCGCTTTATTTAACCGCCTGTTTTCCCAGCAGTTCTTCCTTGGCAAACTCTTCCCGCGTGTCCGGCAGCAGCATGTCCTTGTAACTCATGCTCCGTGTATGCTGAGTATGACTCCAGACACGCTCATTGCGATGAATAAAACCAAGAAATGTAATCGGAATCCAACTGTAAATAAATATAGGATACATAATCAGATAAAGCCAGCACTTCCAACTGGCCCGTATTTTAGCCAAGACAATAACCGGGAAGATATATTGTCCGATAGCAATTGCCGTCCAAACCTCGATTGGTAATATCATATACAAAATGTTCGTATAAAAAGGAACATAATGATAAACATAGTTCGATAAAATAAACAAAGTGGAGAGTATCAAAAAATACGGTTGTATCAAATGAATAATTCCGTCCAGTAACCGGACATTTTGCTGTTTTATCCCCTCAACCAATAATTGGGGAATATAACGGCCGGCTACGTCAAAATGCCCCTGTGCCCACCGCTTACGTTGATTCCATGCTTGTTTAAAGGTCAGTGGTTTTTCGTCATAGACAATGGCGTCATGAGCCCACGTGGTAGGAATTCCCTTCAGCAACGCTTTCATGGTAAACTCCATGTCCTCCGTCAGACAAGTAGCTCCCCAGCCGTGCTCTTCCAGCACTTCTGACGCAATACACATTCCGGTCCCGCCTAAAACACTGGACAAGCCGATATTATACTTAGCTAGATGCCAGATATGGTTGACCACCCAGAATGAAATGGCAAAAGTCCCGGCAATCCAGGTATCATTAGGATTCTTCGCATCCAAATAACCCTGAATGACCCGCTCGCCTTTACACAAGCGATTATTCATTTCCAATAAAAACTCGGGATGAACCAGATTATCGGCATCGAAGATGACAACACCATCATATTTTCGCTCAAGTCGGAACAGCTTGGCAAACATCCATTCCATGGCAAAACCCTTGCCACGCTCCTCCAAATTAAACCGTTCATGAACATTGGCACCTGCATTACGGGCAATTTGAGCTGTTTTATCATTACAGTTATCGGCAACTACGAAGATATCATATAGTTCGTTAGGATAGTTAAGCACATGCAAATTCTCAACCAGTTGTCCAATAACCTGCTCCTCATTATGTGCAGCAACTACGACAGCAAATGTTTTTTGGGGAATAAGAATCTTTTCTTCCTTCCTTTTCCACATACCAAAAAACGCAATCACAAAATAGTATACCGTGAAAAAGACGATAATAAGTTGTATGGGAACCATTATGTAATCCAAAATATAGTTCATTCTAACGTTACTCCTTCTAAAAAACCTGTTTTTAAAAGGATTCCAGGAAAACATACAAAATGCTAATTATCAGATGACCGATAATTAGTGGCACAATAGCTTCCCCAGTCCCCTATTGTTAGACACTTTATTTACAAATAATATACCCCAATCCAAAAACAAGTATCCGATTATACTGTGCACGAGGTATATTATGCCGTACAAGTATCAAACAAACTAAAAAGAGTATTGAGTATACCCAGTAAAACATAAGCAATAAAAGGAATGAAAATCCATGCCGTTGCGTCTTTAATTATAAACAACAGGAAGGCGGCAAAAACTGCCGTACAGATAGCCGGAATGGCACGTATTTTTTCTCCCTTTCCCTTGAAATCAGGATAACGAATCGTACTGACCATAAGATAGCCGACAATGGCAACCAAAGCGGCAAACAGCCAGGCTTCCGGTTTATACCCTACCAGTATAAAGGTTGCTACGACACAACCGCCAGCCGGTATGGGAAGTCCCATAAAATAGCCTTTTACAATACCCGTATTTACATTAAACCGTGCCAAACGAAGCGCGCCACAGGTCGCAAAAAGAGCAGCAACACCATAGCCGGCATAGCCCAGCTCATGCAGCAAAAAAACATAGGCCAAAATTGCCGGTGCCACCCCAAAGGACACAAGATCACACAACGAGTCCAGTTCTTTGCCAAACTCACTGCTGACTTTAAAAAACCGAGCCGCCCGGCCGTCGAAACCGTCAGCAATCATGGCGAAAACAATGAAGAAAGCGGCATACACAAATTGTTGTTGTAAAGTGGATATAATTGCAAAAACACCCAATACCAAATTAAGCGCTGTTAACGCATTGGGGATTATGCTTTTCATTGCATTAACCTCCCGATAATGGTTTCCCCGCCTTTTACCCGGTCCCCTTTTTTCACAAGAACCTCTACGGTTTTAGGCATAATAACTTCTGTACAGGACCCGAACTTGATCATCCCATAGCGTTCTCCCTTTTCAAGCATGCTTCCCAAGGTGACCCAGGATACGATCCGGCGTGCTAAAAGTCCGGCAATCTGAGTAACCAGAACGCGCATATTTTCACTCTCCAGACCGATGGCATGCCGTTCATTTTCACAGCCGGCCGACTCTTTATAGGCAGGACGGAAACGTCCGCAAGTATATTGCTGGAAAGTAATCTCGCCAGCAATAGGACTGCGGTTCACATGCACATCAAAGACAGACAGGAAAATAGTTACCTTATTGCCTACTTCATTTAAAAACTGATCATCATATACTTCGCAAACACTCATCACCTTACCGTCGGCAGGTGACAAAACGAGCACGCTATCTTCGGGAACGGAGCGATTAGGATTCCTAAAGAAAAATGTAACAAAAACCAATAATGTCCCAGGGACAACACTCCAATAAGGGCCAGCGGCCAAAGCGACTATGGCGGTGAGCAGTGCAAGAAAAGCGATGTATATGTAACCTTCTTTGACTATAGGCGTTTTAACCATCTATACACCCCCTTCGTCCCTCTATAGCATTATAAAAATAAAAAGCAAGGAACTCTTATCTTCCTGCATTCTCAAATTATTATAATATAATAGAAGTACTTTGTCTAATGTTTTTTATGGCCCATAACCTTGAGAACAAAGCGTGGCAATGCCAGCATGCGAATAGCCCGGGACGGCTGATTAAGCAAACGGAACAGCCATTCCAGATTGGCACGCTGCATCCAAACAGGAGCACGGCGGACATTCCCGGCCATAACATCAAAAGTTCCTCCCACCCCCATACATATGGGAACGTTAAGGGCAGTCAAATTGGCCTGCAGCCACTTTTCCTGCTTGGGCACACCCAAAGCAGCCAATAATATGGCAGGTTCGGCCCCCCTAATTTCATTAATAATAGCTGCCTCATCTTCTGATGAGAAAAAACCGCTTCGCGTACCTGCGATTTGTAAGCCGGGATAATTTCTTTCTGCTGCCGATTTTGCCTCTTCCGCCACACCTGGAGCACCGCCAAACATAAAAACCCGGTAACCCCTTTGGGCGGAAAGTGCCAATAACCGTTGAGCCAAATCATAGCCGGCAACCCGTTCCGGCATAGGGGCTCCCTGATACCGTGCCGCCCACACAACA
Protein-coding regions in this window:
- the pssA gene encoding CDP-diacylglycerol--serine O-phosphatidyltransferase, producing MKSIIPNALTALNLVLGVFAIISTLQQQFVYAAFFIVFAMIADGFDGRAARFFKVSSEFGKELDSLCDLVSFGVAPAILAYVFLLHELGYAGYGVAALFATCGALRLARFNVNTGIVKGYFMGLPIPAGGCVVATFILVGYKPEAWLFAALVAIVGYLMVSTIRYPDFKGKGEKIRAIPAICTAVFAAFLLFIIKDATAWIFIPFIAYVLLGILNTLFSLFDTCTA
- a CDS encoding phosphatidylserine decarboxylase family protein — encoded protein: MVKTPIVKEGYIYIAFLALLTAIVALAAGPYWSVVPGTLLVFVTFFFRNPNRSVPEDSVLVLSPADGKVMSVCEVYDDQFLNEVGNKVTIFLSVFDVHVNRSPIAGEITFQQYTCGRFRPAYKESAGCENERHAIGLESENMRVLVTQIAGLLARRIVSWVTLGSMLEKGERYGMIKFGSCTEVIMPKTVEVLVKKGDRVKGGETIIGRLMQ
- a CDS encoding WecB/TagA/CpsF family glycosyltransferase, producing the protein MHMKISVLDIMIDCVTMQEAVDTIQRFIDSGKPHLIATANAEMVMFSQQDRELADILNHADLVVPDGAGVVWAARYQGAPMPERVAGYDLAQRLLALSAQRGYRVFMFGGAPGVAEEAKSAAERNYPGLQIAGTRSGFFSSEDEAAIINEIRGAEPAILLAALGVPKQEKWLQANLTALNVPICMGVGGTFDVMAGNVRRAPVWMQRANLEWLFRLLNQPSRAIRMLALPRFVLKVMGHKKH